The following nucleotide sequence is from Trifolium pratense cultivar HEN17-A07 linkage group LG2, ARS_RC_1.1, whole genome shotgun sequence.
AACATTCCTAAAGAATATGCCTAACCCAAAAAGTGGAAGGAAAGGACTGAGGTATCTCTTTTCTTTGTACACAAGTTGTATGCAGTTATGTAGTATGTACGTACCTATCAATATCATACACAGGAAAATTTTCTCCCAAGTTGGTTGTGGACAAACGAAACTGATTCGTTCTCTGTTCAAAGTGTGGTCCAAAGCTGTTTCATGTATAATGGACAGTTTGGCAGAAGTCATTGTGATAATTTATCATTAGGATACAGAATGAGGTAGCTAGAAGGACACTTCCGCACTCAACTCTCTGTTTAAGAAAGAAATGAAATATGAAAGTATATGAGACAAAATTTTCCAATATAccccttattaatatattatggtGCCTTTAACAAAATGTTGCATAAATCTTAAACTAATGTCTATTGTATACTAAGAAGCTAACAGTCAACAAACACTTGAACAAAACGCAATTAATAAAATAAGCATGCATTGCTACCGTGGGAGAGTGATGGTGTAAATGTATATATCTGTGTTATATATCATGAATTGGTATAAATTTACCACCTCTGTCATTTGGACGGAGGAGGGCATATCAGGAAGTTGAAAGTTGAGTTGATAATTATTGTTACATGAGAAATGCATATTGTTTTGAAGGTGGGGATCTTTTGGTTGACTTCAAACAGTTTGGAAACCATAGGTAAGAGTAGCACCCTCATAATTTGTGTATAAAATCAACAGTTTAGCCATAGATAAACACAAGTGCATTTTATAAGCCATAGATAATAAGTGAATTTGTTTTGTAATTGCATTTTATTATACTCAAGCATGTCAACAATGGAGTCTtcgttttgatatttttttatagatagatCTTTCAGTTCAATTCAAGGGTAACCTGTTAGAAGAGAGACTGAAGAACTGTTGTTTTTATTATGCATAATAGGATAGGGAGGGCAGACTCTGTTTTTATTGGTTAACTCTATCAAGTTGAATAACTGTTTCTCATCCTACAGCCTTCCAATTCAGATGGATCCCTTTGAACATCCTATCTCTTTTACTAGTTTCTACTTCATTTCTTCCCCGTAAATCAAACCTTTTTCCGATATTCAATGATCTATTTCATTCTCAAGTGCCTTCTCTTATTCTTTCCATATTCCTTTTAATCATGAATCTATCAGAAATTCAATGTGTAATTTGATACCTTATACGTGTCAAAGATTCATACCCTTGAATTGAAAAATTTCGCGAGTTTTCACTTAATCGAACCAGTTGAGCTACGTTGTGAGACCACCTTGGTTGATTCTTAGGGGTATGGTAGTAGTCGTAACTATACTTTGGGACGTTGCTAACTGTTAAGTAAGCTGGAAGGGAGCAAATAAGTGAACAAATGGCTCAATATTTAGGATCAGCCACATGCTTCTTTACTGAGGTTTTATATGGCACAGAGCTATCTATTTACTTCTATCCAGCTAGAACCTGCTTCTTTCCTAACCCTTTTCTTACTCATGAGACTCCTAATTTCATTAACATCTTCCCATCTTCCAAAAGATGCATACATATTGGACAACATCACATAAACATAATCTTCATCCTGCTCCAATTCAATCACCTTAGAAGCTGCAATCTCTGCTACTTGTAAATCTTCCTGAGTTCCACAAGCACCAAGCAAAGACCTCCAAACCACTCCACATGATTCAAAACCAAGCTCTTGTATCATCCGTTGTGCTCTCTGCAACTCTCCCTTTTGTCCCATGAGCCGTATCATTGAACAACAATGCTCAATCGAAGGTGCAATCCCATATTCATTAATCATAGCATCCAAGTAATGAATAGCAGTCTCAAATGGTATTTGGGTATGTGAACATGCTGATATGAGGTTAAGAAACGTGATACCATCGGGTTTTGTATCTCTTTCCATTTTCAGTGAGTCGAAGAGGCTGATAACTTGTACAAAATCACCATTGCGAGCATATCCGGATATCATTGCATTCCAGCTTACCAGATTCCTATTAGGCAGCACATTGAATATGAATTCGGCATCATTCACTCGCCCACATTTTGAGTACATGTCGATGAGGGAAGTCCCTACAACTACAGATGAATCTAAACCATACTTTACTGTACAACAATGAATCAGCATCCCCCATGTTACGGCTGAGATACCAGCAATTCCATTTAAAATTATCGAAAATGTGAACTCATCCATCTGCAAATTTCTCATTTGCAATTTACGGAACATATCCAAAGCTTCATGAACTCGATTCTTATTCACAAATCCGGTAATTACGGAGTTCCATGAAGATGAATTTGGACATGGCATAGTTGACAAAATCCAAACAGCGTCTTCTATATTTCCAGCTTGAGCAATTCCATTTATCAGCCCATTATAAGAAATAACATCAGGGTTAGGCATGAGTTGTAAAAACTTGAAACCAAGTCCAACGTTTCCATTGTTTGCACAAGCTGCTATGACTGAATTCCAAGAAATAACATCCTTGTTAGTGATATCAGAAAATACACAAACCACATGTTCAACAGACCCGTATTTCCCATACATGTCAATCAAGCAGTTTGCAACAACAGTGTCATTAACCAATCCCAATTTCACTGTCTTAGAATGAATCGAACCTCCCAGTTTCAACAGACTCAGTTGAGCACAAGCCGTCATAGCAGACGTGACAGAGAACGCATCGGCACAAATTTCTGACCTTTCTAGGTTTTTGAAAAGTGACAATGCTTCTGGAAACAGGCCAGCTTGGACATACCCAGAAATCAAAGTGTTCCAAGAAACGACATTTGGTTGAGGAATTTCAACAAACAGATTGTGGGCATGAGTAAAAGAGTGCATTTTGACATAGAGTTTGATAAGGGAAGTAGAGACATAGATATTTGAATAATGATAACCAGAACGTATTGCATAACTGTGAAGCTGTTGTCCGAATTTGTGATAGCAAAGATCAGTGGCAGTTCGAAGGAGTTGAACAAGAGCAAAGGCATTTGGTTTCATCCCAATCAATCTCAATGGTTAACATACGAGAACGCTAACTCACCAAGCATTAGCTTCACCTTGGGTTTGGGTCCACGCAAGATTCTCCAACTGAAATAACTGCCTACAATAATATAATTAGGATTTGGAACTTGAAGTACAATTCTAACTATACTCCACCCATGACACtgtataaataaaaatcattttttcaggtttattatataattaatgtatttgatttatagATTTGTTATACACTAACCTAAAATGTGATTTTGGCCTTTAAATGGTGTTACTGAAggagtaattttaaaaaaaataataataatactacta
It contains:
- the LOC123909878 gene encoding putative pentatricopeptide repeat-containing protein At5g47460, yielding MKPNAFALVQLLRTATDLCYHKFGQQLHSYAIRSGYHYSNIYVSTSLIKLYVKMHSFTHAHNLFVEIPQPNVVSWNTLISGYVQAGLFPEALSLFKNLERSEICADAFSVTSAMTACAQLSLLKLGGSIHSKTVKLGLVNDTVVANCLIDMYGKYGSVEHVVCVFSDITNKDVISWNSVIAACANNGNVGLGFKFLQLMPNPDVISYNGLINGIAQAGNIEDAVWILSTMPCPNSSSWNSVITGFVNKNRVHEALDMFRKLQMRNLQMDEFTFSIILNGIAGISAVTWGMLIHCCTVKYGLDSSVVVGTSLIDMYSKCGRVNDAEFIFNVLPNRNLVSWNAMISGYARNGDFVQVISLFDSLKMERDTKPDGITFLNLISACSHTQIPFETAIHYLDAMINEYGIAPSIEHCCSMIRLMGQKGELQRAQRMIQELGFESCGVVWRSLLGACGTQEDLQVAEIAASKVIELEQDEDYVYVMLSNMYASFGRWEDVNEIRSLMSKKRVRKEAGSSWIEVNR